In a single window of the Anaerocolumna cellulosilytica genome:
- a CDS encoding GerMN domain-containing protein, which translates to MKKISFIISLVCISSIFGGCKKDTVQNPAPTGQVTEAPSQAVTKVPDNTEKQEELTGIMEYLPEVIDSAEFIYEGEGNEYASFHAYVDFADKEKGLYQVRTNNGGTEKVDVYQIKDGMVSIVATRQEIYYRDNLLKEEIAKENQEIVLMEPLVKGTEWKLPDGRKRYISAVDEKVKTLSGEVSAIEVTTEDSGSITKEYYAKGMGLVQRNYVSEGFDITSSLAEIKKEVPMTQDITLYYIDMDESIKEQTKELKFNTNDSTALKMQELLQQEGIEGARALISKNTKINALYLSEDNIVHVDFSKEFVYEMNAGAGYESLILKAVANTLGNYYGADEVLLTLEQKPYESGHDVFEEGQTLLVEKK; encoded by the coding sequence ATGAAAAAAATTTCGTTTATAATAAGTTTAGTATGCATTAGCAGTATATTTGGGGGGTGTAAAAAGGACACGGTTCAAAACCCTGCACCTACCGGACAGGTAACAGAAGCACCGTCACAGGCGGTGACTAAAGTACCGGATAATACAGAAAAGCAGGAGGAGCTTACCGGTATTATGGAGTATCTGCCCGAAGTAATTGACTCTGCAGAATTTATTTATGAAGGGGAAGGAAATGAATACGCCTCTTTTCATGCATATGTGGATTTTGCTGACAAGGAAAAAGGGCTTTACCAGGTAAGAACCAATAATGGAGGAACTGAAAAAGTTGATGTCTATCAGATAAAGGATGGAATGGTCTCCATAGTAGCCACCAGACAAGAAATCTACTACAGGGACAATCTTTTAAAAGAAGAAATAGCAAAGGAAAATCAGGAAATAGTGTTAATGGAGCCTCTTGTAAAGGGTACAGAATGGAAATTGCCGGATGGGAGAAAAAGGTATATCTCAGCGGTAGATGAAAAAGTTAAAACCTTGTCGGGTGAGGTTAGTGCAATAGAGGTTACAACAGAGGACAGTGGAAGTATAACAAAAGAATATTATGCCAAAGGGATGGGGTTGGTACAAAGAAACTATGTATCGGAAGGTTTTGATATTACATCTTCTTTAGCCGAAATAAAAAAAGAAGTTCCTATGACGCAAGATATAACCTTGTACTATATAGACATGGATGAAAGTATTAAAGAACAGACAAAAGAATTAAAATTTAACACCAACGATTCCACTGCATTAAAAATGCAGGAATTATTACAGCAAGAAGGAATTGAAGGCGCCAGAGCTTTAATTAGCAAAAATACAAAGATAAACGCACTATATCTTTCAGAGGACAATATAGTACATGTAGATTTTTCAAAAGAATTTGTATATGAAATGAATGCAGGAGCAGGATATGAATCTTTAATATTAAAAGCAGTTGCCAACACCTTGGGAAATTATTATGGTGCCGATGAGGTATTACTGACATTAGAACAAAAACCTTACGAATCCGGTCATGATGTATTTGAGGAAGGTCAGACCTTGCTTGTAGAAAAGAAATAA
- a CDS encoding nucleoside hydrolase: MNAKSKVIIDCDPGIDDSLALMLAITSKEMHILGITVVCGNVPVETGAENVLKILKLMDRLDIPVYIGEAKPIVREYVSAQDTHGVDGLGGSNYPSVEISEKNDPRGGIKREGAVEFIVKALKEYPDTSIVALGPLTNLARAIELDEEVFTNLKECVSMGGNYRSFGNCSPVAEYNYWCDPHAAKTVYKNFSKIGKKIHMVGLDVTRKIVLTPNILEYMKRLNPILGGFVEDITRFYFEFHWKQEKIIGCVINDPLAIAYFINKKICSGFSAYTDIETMGITAGQSVVDSQGFYGFSPNSIILTEVDSFEFMKMFLIDVFLGEEEEVTFYLKEIGGRLL; encoded by the coding sequence ATGAATGCGAAAAGTAAAGTAATTATTGACTGTGACCCCGGCATTGATGACAGTCTGGCACTGATGTTAGCCATAACCTCAAAAGAAATGCATATTCTTGGAATTACTGTAGTATGTGGTAATGTACCTGTAGAAACAGGGGCAGAGAATGTGCTGAAAATCCTTAAGCTTATGGACAGACTGGACATTCCGGTATATATAGGAGAAGCTAAACCTATTGTACGGGAATACGTTAGTGCACAGGACACGCACGGAGTGGATGGACTTGGAGGGAGCAACTATCCGTCAGTAGAAATAAGTGAAAAAAATGACCCTCGTGGTGGGATAAAGAGGGAGGGAGCGGTAGAATTTATCGTTAAAGCATTAAAAGAATATCCGGATACATCTATTGTTGCGCTGGGGCCCCTGACTAATCTTGCAAGGGCAATAGAGCTTGATGAAGAAGTGTTTACCAATCTAAAGGAATGTGTGTCTATGGGAGGCAATTACAGAAGCTTTGGTAACTGCTCTCCGGTTGCAGAGTATAATTATTGGTGTGACCCTCACGCTGCCAAGACAGTATATAAGAATTTTTCAAAGATAGGTAAAAAAATACATATGGTAGGTCTGGATGTTACCAGAAAGATAGTGCTTACTCCCAATATTCTAGAGTATATGAAGCGTCTGAATCCAATACTTGGTGGTTTTGTGGAAGATATAACACGCTTTTATTTTGAGTTTCACTGGAAGCAAGAAAAAATTATCGGCTGTGTTATAAACGATCCCCTTGCAATAGCTTATTTTATCAATAAAAAGATTTGCTCCGGATTTTCTGCATATACAGATATTGAGACAATGGGTATCACCGCAGGTCAGTCTGTAGTGGATTCACAGGGTTTTTATGGATTTTCTCCAAACAGTATTATACTTACAGAAGTGGATTCCTTTGAATTTATGAAAATGTTCCTGATAGATGTCTTTTTAGGAGAAGAGGAGGAAGTGACATTCTATTTAAAAGAGATAGGAGGGCGGTTACTATGA
- a CDS encoding ECF transporter S component, with amino-acid sequence MKKASYLMVMVAFASVINMLGGQLALLLRLPIYLDAIGTFFAACLLGPVWGMVSGIISGLLTGITMDIYSVYFIPVQLLTGLMAGILYKTPVLKSVFIPIGIFMVTLPGTLAASVISSLLFGGYTSSGSSMLVFLLRTIGFGDIASIFFVQFVTDYIDRILSLLLVISIMAALPKNITEKVRRGRTYNGKI; translated from the coding sequence ATGAAGAAGGCATCCTATCTGATGGTTATGGTGGCTTTTGCCTCAGTTATTAACATGCTTGGAGGACAACTTGCTCTTTTATTAAGATTACCTATATATTTGGATGCTATCGGAACTTTTTTCGCAGCATGCCTGCTTGGTCCGGTATGGGGAATGGTGTCCGGTATTATAAGCGGTCTTTTAACAGGTATAACCATGGATATATATTCTGTCTATTTTATACCGGTTCAGCTTTTAACAGGTCTGATGGCAGGGATATTGTACAAAACCCCTGTATTAAAATCTGTATTTATTCCTATTGGGATTTTTATGGTCACTTTACCCGGGACACTGGCAGCTTCCGTTATAAGTAGTTTATTATTTGGGGGTTATACCTCTTCCGGTTCTTCTATGTTGGTATTTTTGCTGCGAACAATTGGTTTTGGTGACATTGCAAGTATTTTTTTTGTGCAGTTTGTTACTGACTATATTGACCGTATTCTATCTCTTTTACTGGTTATTTCTATAATGGCTGCGCTGCCAAAGAACATTACAGAAAAAGTTAGGAGAGGTAGGACATACAATGGAAAGATATAA
- a CDS encoding radical SAM protein has product MERYNIITSKKPREIVLLKSFPCIWGKCTFCDYTEDNSINKEELLQINHEILTKVTGETGVLEIINSGSCFELPIETLEEIRCIIIQKQVKQLLFESHWVYRHKLQEMRDFMGIPILFKIGVETFHNEFRQNYLKKNADFKTPEEVRNYFDSPCLLVGIKGQTKEMVEEDIRHLKRYFDHGTINVFTNNSTPVKKDEALIEWFIKKYKYLEHDSAIEILYENTDFGVGT; this is encoded by the coding sequence ATGGAAAGATATAATATAATTACCAGTAAAAAACCAAGAGAGATTGTTTTATTAAAGTCCTTTCCCTGTATATGGGGCAAGTGTACCTTTTGTGATTATACAGAAGATAATTCCATCAACAAGGAAGAGCTGTTACAGATAAATCATGAAATACTAACAAAGGTTACAGGAGAAACCGGAGTCTTGGAGATAATTAATTCAGGTAGCTGTTTTGAACTGCCGATTGAGACTCTGGAAGAAATACGTTGCATTATAATACAAAAACAGGTGAAGCAGTTACTATTTGAAAGTCATTGGGTATACCGTCACAAATTACAGGAGATGAGGGATTTCATGGGGATTCCTATCCTGTTTAAAATAGGGGTGGAGACCTTCCATAACGAGTTTCGTCAAAACTACCTAAAGAAAAATGCTGATTTTAAAACTCCGGAAGAGGTAAGAAACTACTTTGATTCACCTTGTCTGCTGGTTGGAATAAAAGGGCAGACAAAAGAAATGGTGGAGGAGGATATCCGTCATCTTAAAAGGTACTTTGACCACGGTACTATCAATGTATTCACCAACAATTCAACACCAGTGAAAAAAGATGAAGCTCTGATAGAATGGTTTATAAAAAAGTACAAATACCTAGAGCACGATTCAGCTATTGAAATATTGTATGAAAATACAGATTTTGGAGTAGGCACTTAA
- the licT gene encoding BglG family transcription antiterminator LicT — protein sequence MVIDKIINNNIVSSYDDKGREVVVMGRGLGFQSKVGQQITKSRIEKIFRMESSEESEKLQAVLADIPLEYIQIVDEIIAFAHTVLTNKLNKSIYITLTDHINYAIDRHRQGVHFSNALLWEIKKLYQKEFCVGKKALEIIWQRLAIELSEDEAASITLHIVNAEFGVEMPNTIDITKLIQNVIKIVTYHFQTALNEESINYDRFITHLKFFSQRVITNCNNHGEDEVFHKMIKNQYPEAYECARKIKAYIEKEYGIDLPNEEMVYLTIHIKRITMDHQDE from the coding sequence ATGGTCATTGATAAGATTATTAATAACAATATTGTAAGTTCTTATGATGATAAGGGCAGGGAAGTTGTTGTCATGGGACGTGGCCTTGGTTTCCAAAGTAAAGTAGGACAACAAATTACCAAAAGCCGTATTGAAAAGATTTTTCGAATGGAAAGCAGTGAAGAATCAGAGAAACTCCAGGCAGTACTTGCGGATATCCCCTTAGAGTATATACAGATTGTAGATGAGATTATTGCATTTGCACATACAGTCCTTACGAATAAGCTAAATAAAAGTATTTATATAACTTTAACGGACCATATTAATTATGCCATCGATAGACACCGGCAGGGCGTACATTTTTCCAATGCTTTGTTGTGGGAAATCAAGAAATTGTATCAGAAGGAGTTTTGTGTTGGCAAAAAAGCATTAGAAATTATTTGGCAAAGGCTTGCTATTGAGCTATCAGAGGATGAGGCCGCCTCTATAACTCTGCATATAGTCAATGCAGAGTTCGGTGTTGAAATGCCAAATACCATCGACATTACAAAATTAATACAGAATGTAATAAAGATAGTAACCTATCATTTCCAAACAGCACTCAATGAAGAATCCATTAATTATGATAGATTTATAACCCACTTAAAGTTCTTTTCCCAAAGAGTTATAACCAATTGTAACAACCACGGAGAAGATGAAGTCTTTCATAAGATGATAAAAAATCAATACCCGGAAGCATATGAATGCGCCAGGAAGATAAAGGCATATATTGAGAAAGAATATGGCATAGATTTACCGAATGAAGAGATGGTTTACCTCACCATTCATATAAAACGGATTACAATGGATCATCAGGATGAATAG
- a CDS encoding glycoside hydrolase family 1 protein, which yields MIEKFPEGFLWGGAVAANQCEGAYNIDGKGLSIQDIAPKGIAGPITDEPTEDNLKLVGIDFYHRYKEDVKLFAKMGFKVFRTSIAWSRIFPNGDDAQPNEAGLKFYDDLFDECLKYNIEPLVTISHYETPLNLARKYDGWTNRKLIGFYENYVRTIFTRYKNKVKYWLTFNEINSIVHAPFLSGGILTPKEKLSKQDLYQAIHHELVASALATKIGHEIMPQAKIGCMVIAVPVYPMTPNPDDVLKAFETDRSNLLFTDIHVKGKYPSYAKRLFQENGITIHMEPEDEEILKNTVDFISFSYYMSVCETSDTSKKAGEGNLMGGVPNPYLKASEWGWQIDPKGIRYILNTLYDRYEKPLFIVENGLGANDQLITGEDGEKTVKDDYRIRYLNDHLVQVGEAIKDGVEVMGYTTWGCIDVVSASTAQLSKRYGFIYVDRNDDGSGSLDRYEKKSFHWYKEVIATNGTALKEE from the coding sequence ATGATTGAGAAATTTCCAGAGGGATTTTTATGGGGAGGAGCAGTAGCAGCGAATCAGTGTGAAGGTGCTTATAATATTGATGGTAAAGGCTTAAGCATACAGGATATTGCACCAAAAGGAATTGCAGGTCCGATTACTGATGAGCCGACAGAAGATAATCTAAAGTTAGTGGGGATTGATTTTTATCATCGCTATAAGGAGGATGTAAAACTATTTGCCAAGATGGGGTTTAAGGTATTTCGAACCTCTATTGCATGGTCAAGAATATTCCCAAATGGGGATGATGCTCAGCCAAATGAAGCAGGACTTAAGTTTTATGATGACCTGTTTGACGAGTGTCTTAAATACAACATTGAGCCTTTAGTGACCATATCCCATTATGAAACACCACTAAATCTAGCTAGAAAGTATGATGGCTGGACGAATCGTAAACTAATCGGCTTTTATGAAAACTATGTCAGAACAATCTTTACCAGATATAAGAATAAAGTAAAATACTGGCTGACCTTTAATGAGATCAATTCCATCGTGCATGCGCCGTTTTTAAGCGGGGGAATTCTGACACCAAAGGAAAAATTGTCTAAGCAGGATTTATACCAGGCCATCCATCATGAGCTGGTAGCAAGTGCATTAGCTACTAAAATCGGTCATGAAATTATGCCTCAGGCGAAAATTGGCTGTATGGTGATTGCGGTACCGGTATATCCTATGACGCCGAATCCAGATGATGTTCTAAAAGCATTTGAAACGGATCGCAGCAACCTATTATTTACGGATATCCATGTAAAAGGAAAATACCCCTCCTATGCAAAACGTTTGTTTCAGGAAAATGGTATTACAATTCATATGGAACCGGAAGATGAGGAAATTCTTAAAAATACCGTGGATTTTATCTCTTTTAGTTATTATATGAGCGTTTGTGAAACGTCTGATACATCTAAAAAGGCAGGAGAGGGTAATCTTATGGGTGGAGTTCCAAATCCCTATCTAAAAGCAAGCGAATGGGGCTGGCAGATTGATCCAAAAGGTATCCGGTATATACTAAATACCCTATATGACCGATATGAAAAGCCCTTATTTATTGTTGAAAACGGACTTGGTGCCAATGATCAGTTAATAACAGGGGAAGACGGAGAAAAAACCGTTAAGGATGACTATAGAATTAGGTACCTGAATGACCATTTGGTGCAGGTAGGTGAAGCAATTAAGGATGGAGTAGAAGTTATGGGTTATACCACCTGGGGATGTATTGATGTGGTCAGTGCTTCTACAGCACAGCTTAGTAAACGCTACGGTTTTATCTATGTAGATAGAAATGATGACGGTAGCGGTAGTTTAGATAGATATGAGAAGAAATCCTTTCATTGGTACAAAGAGGTTATAGCCACAAATGGTACTGCTTTAAAGGAAGAATAA
- a CDS encoding beta-glucoside-specific PTS transporter subunit IIABC: MASKYDGLAKIIIQNVGGKSNVISLTHCITRLRFKLKDESKANTEVLKNTDGIVTVLQSGGQYQVVIGNHVPDVYAVVSEMGGFSGSGETTEDGPKKKMGIGATLIDIISGVFAPTLGVLAATGMIKGVLALLTYFSIISDQGGTYQLLYSVADGFFHYLPILLGFTAAKKFGVNQFVGMALGTALLYVNDITAIASFTLINTLFTGTAFEMNVYTTFLGIPVTMPASGYASSVIPIILAVYVASKVEGFWKKVIPDVVKNFVVPMLTLIICTPLTFIVIGPVASVLTSLVGIVISSAYNLSPLLMGVIVGGFWQVLVIFGLHWGLIPITLANLGSIGYDYALAAMFAASFAQTAVVIAIMIRTKDSKLRALSIPAAISGVFGVTEPAIYGITLPRKKPFVISCIAAAIGGGIIGVTGVKLYMIGGLGVFGIPTFINNATKDISSMVWALIACGVSMAIAFIVTMITYNEKEDAISPKAADTTNTSTGNGIVLSPLKGEVKDLKEIKDEAFASGVLGLGVAVQPVEGKIIAPADGEITSFFPTGHAIGIKTEFGAEILIHVGMDTVKLDGKYFTKKVEQGDKVVKGQILLEFDLDAIQKEGYSVLTPVIITNAADYLDVIYETGKSVEYGDNLITLL; this comes from the coding sequence ATGGCTAGTAAATATGATGGTTTGGCAAAAATTATAATTCAAAATGTGGGTGGTAAATCCAATGTTATCAGTCTTACGCATTGTATCACAAGATTACGGTTTAAATTAAAAGATGAGAGTAAGGCAAATACAGAAGTACTTAAGAATACTGACGGCATTGTAACCGTTCTGCAAAGCGGTGGTCAGTATCAGGTAGTTATTGGTAATCATGTACCGGATGTGTATGCCGTGGTAAGTGAGATGGGTGGCTTTTCCGGCAGCGGTGAAACTACAGAGGATGGACCAAAGAAAAAAATGGGGATTGGAGCGACTTTAATAGATATTATATCTGGTGTGTTTGCTCCCACTTTAGGTGTATTAGCAGCAACGGGTATGATAAAAGGTGTGCTGGCATTATTGACTTATTTTAGTATCATTAGTGATCAGGGTGGAACGTATCAGCTTTTATACTCGGTAGCCGATGGTTTTTTTCATTACCTGCCTATTCTGCTGGGCTTTACAGCAGCTAAGAAATTCGGCGTTAACCAATTTGTTGGTATGGCACTGGGAACCGCATTATTATATGTAAATGATATTACGGCAATTGCAAGTTTTACGCTGATAAACACTCTGTTTACAGGTACAGCCTTTGAAATGAATGTGTACACAACCTTTTTGGGAATCCCGGTAACTATGCCTGCCAGCGGCTATGCTTCTTCTGTTATACCTATTATTCTGGCAGTATATGTAGCTAGTAAAGTGGAGGGCTTCTGGAAGAAAGTTATTCCTGATGTTGTTAAAAATTTCGTTGTACCTATGTTAACACTTATTATTTGTACACCATTAACCTTTATTGTAATAGGGCCTGTTGCTTCCGTATTAACTTCTTTAGTTGGAATCGTAATATCATCAGCCTATAATTTAAGTCCGCTGTTAATGGGTGTTATAGTAGGTGGTTTCTGGCAGGTACTGGTTATATTCGGTTTGCATTGGGGATTGATACCTATTACGTTAGCTAACCTTGGCAGTATAGGATACGATTATGCATTAGCAGCTATGTTTGCGGCATCTTTTGCCCAGACAGCGGTTGTTATAGCCATAATGATTCGAACCAAAGACTCTAAATTAAGAGCCCTTTCAATTCCAGCTGCTATCTCCGGTGTTTTTGGAGTTACAGAGCCGGCCATTTATGGTATTACTTTACCCAGAAAAAAACCCTTTGTTATTTCCTGTATTGCAGCGGCAATCGGTGGGGGTATTATCGGAGTCACAGGTGTAAAATTGTATATGATAGGTGGTTTGGGTGTATTCGGAATTCCTACTTTTATCAATAATGCAACAAAAGATATTAGCAGTATGGTCTGGGCTTTAATTGCCTGTGGTGTATCAATGGCTATCGCTTTTATAGTTACGATGATAACCTATAATGAAAAAGAAGATGCAATCAGTCCTAAGGCAGCAGATACTACTAACACATCCACAGGCAATGGTATAGTTCTCAGCCCGTTAAAGGGAGAAGTAAAAGATTTAAAGGAAATCAAAGATGAAGCATTTGCAAGTGGCGTATTAGGTCTGGGTGTAGCTGTTCAGCCAGTGGAAGGCAAGATTATTGCTCCTGCTGACGGTGAAATCACTTCCTTCTTCCCAACCGGACATGCAATCGGTATAAAGACGGAATTTGGTGCAGAAATACTAATCCATGTTGGGATGGATACGGTAAAGCTGGATGGAAAGTATTTTACAAAAAAAGTTGAACAGGGTGATAAAGTTGTAAAGGGCCAGATTCTTCTGGAATTTGACTTAGATGCAATTCAGAAAGAAGGTTATTCTGTACTTACTCCGGTTATTATAACCAATGCTGCGGATTATCTGGATGTTATCTATGAAACAGGTAAAAGTGTTGAATATGGCGATAATCTTATTACCTTGTTGTAG
- a CDS encoding ABC transporter ATP-binding protein/permease has translation MLQLKDIKKSYTTGDFTQIALNGVNLNFRKHEFVAILGPSGSGKTTCLNVVGGLDKYDSGDLIINSKSTKNFKDGEWDAYRNNSVGFIFQSYNLIPHLSIVDNVEMGMTLSGVSMEEKHRKALEALDKVGLKEHVHKKPNQLSGGQMQRVAIARALANNPDIILADEPTGALDSVTSGQIMDLIKKIADDKLVIMVTHNPELAEKYADRIVKFKDGNVVDDSYPYRTVEEESEYQLKRTSMSFFTALKLSGKNISTKKGRTALTAFAASIGIIGIALILSLSTGFQIQIDKFQKDALAEFPIIISPTSQNMDMETLEKMRGEMKEAKEQEYTNAREVYLYDPEESTVTHTNNITKEYLDYIEKIDSSICTSIGYTRVVGMNLLSKIEDEIIPVSIAPATRDGSNGGGMQGLTSMSGTLLSSYPEVLDESQESYLEKNYDLLSGNYPKEDTDLVLVVNSSNQVDYTVFENLGIKTHVLEKMKFEDIVGMELKLVTNNDYYQETELGNFMPQTDYEEMYKSDDNLTLKIAGIIRLKEDVTIGILGTGIAYSDNLVQRIIEIEEESDIVLAQKEADYNVMTMEKLEESMKKNLLSYLGGDTIPYMIFLYPYDFETKDEVLAYLDAYNNGKSDEDTIVYQDLASTMTSMTGSIMNGITIVLIAFASISLVVSLIMVGIITYISVLERTKEIGVLRALGARKKDITRVFNAETFLIGAFSGLLGIGIAYLLTIPTNIILNNMTGLSGVAKLNPMHALVLVAISVVLTLIGGMIPAKMAAKKDPVEALRSE, from the coding sequence ATGCTGCAATTAAAAGATATAAAGAAAAGTTATACGACAGGGGACTTTACCCAGATAGCCCTTAATGGTGTAAACCTTAATTTTAGAAAACATGAATTTGTAGCAATTTTAGGGCCGAGTGGTTCCGGTAAAACTACCTGCTTAAATGTTGTCGGCGGGCTTGACAAATACGACAGTGGTGATTTAATCATCAACAGCAAATCAACTAAGAATTTCAAAGACGGGGAATGGGATGCGTACCGTAATAATAGTGTTGGTTTTATTTTTCAAAGTTATAATCTGATACCCCATTTAAGTATAGTAGATAACGTCGAAATGGGTATGACCCTAAGTGGTGTTTCGATGGAAGAAAAGCACCGGAAAGCATTAGAAGCTTTAGATAAGGTAGGGCTTAAGGAACATGTGCACAAGAAACCGAATCAGCTTTCCGGAGGACAGATGCAGAGAGTGGCAATTGCGCGTGCATTAGCAAATAATCCGGATATAATACTGGCAGATGAACCTACAGGGGCTCTCGATTCTGTTACCAGCGGACAGATTATGGACTTAATAAAGAAAATTGCAGATGATAAACTGGTTATAATGGTTACACATAACCCGGAACTTGCAGAGAAATATGCGGACAGAATTGTTAAATTTAAAGACGGCAATGTAGTCGATGACAGCTATCCTTACCGGACAGTAGAAGAGGAATCAGAGTATCAATTAAAAAGAACGAGTATGAGCTTTTTTACCGCTCTTAAGCTATCCGGAAAAAACATATCTACCAAAAAGGGAAGAACAGCCTTAACCGCTTTTGCAGCAAGTATCGGTATTATCGGAATTGCTTTAATCTTAAGTCTTTCTACCGGTTTTCAGATACAGATAGACAAGTTTCAAAAAGATGCGCTTGCGGAATTTCCGATTATTATTTCACCAACGTCCCAGAACATGGATATGGAGACCTTGGAAAAGATGCGAGGAGAAATGAAAGAAGCAAAAGAACAGGAGTATACCAATGCCAGGGAAGTTTATCTGTATGATCCGGAAGAAAGTACCGTCACTCATACCAATAACATAACAAAAGAATATCTGGACTATATAGAAAAAATTGATTCGTCTATTTGTACAAGTATTGGTTATACCAGAGTTGTCGGTATGAACCTATTAAGTAAGATAGAGGATGAAATTATTCCAGTATCCATTGCTCCTGCAACCAGGGATGGAAGTAACGGAGGCGGAATGCAGGGACTGACCAGTATGAGCGGGACCTTATTATCCTCCTATCCGGAGGTACTAGATGAAAGCCAGGAATCATATCTTGAAAAAAATTATGATTTGTTGTCCGGCAATTATCCAAAAGAGGATACGGATTTGGTGTTAGTGGTAAACAGCAGTAATCAGGTGGATTATACAGTGTTTGAAAACCTCGGAATTAAAACCCATGTATTAGAGAAGATGAAGTTTGAAGATATTGTTGGTATGGAGTTAAAACTGGTTACAAACAATGATTATTATCAGGAAACAGAACTTGGTAATTTCATGCCTCAGACGGACTATGAGGAAATGTATAAATCAGATGACAATCTTACCTTAAAAATTGCCGGTATCATTCGGTTAAAAGAGGATGTTACCATTGGTATTCTTGGAACCGGCATTGCTTATAGTGATAATTTGGTGCAGCGGATTATAGAGATTGAAGAAGAGTCAGATATTGTTTTGGCACAAAAAGAAGCTGATTATAATGTAATGACTATGGAAAAGCTGGAGGAAAGTATGAAGAAAAATCTACTGTCCTATCTTGGCGGAGATACCATACCATATATGATATTTTTATATCCCTATGATTTTGAGACAAAAGATGAGGTACTTGCTTATCTGGATGCCTACAATAACGGTAAGTCGGATGAAGATACGATAGTATATCAGGATCTTGCAAGTACTATGACCTCCATGACCGGAAGCATTATGAATGGTATAACAATTGTATTGATAGCCTTTGCTTCTATCTCTTTGGTTGTATCCTTAATCATGGTAGGGATTATTACTTACATTTCTGTCTTAGAGAGAACAAAGGAAATCGGTGTTCTTCGTGCCCTTGGTGCCAGGAAAAAAGACATTACACGGGTCTTTAATGCAGAGACTTTTCTGATTGGTGCTTTTTCTGGTTTATTAGGAATCGGTATCGCCTATCTACTAACGATTCCAACGAATATAATACTTAATAATATGACAGGATTATCAGGGGTAGCCAAATTAAATCCTATGCATGCCTTAGTATTGGTAGCAATCAGTGTAGTATTAACCTTAATCGGCGGTATGATACCGGCTAAGATGGCAGCTAAAAAAGATCCGGTAGAAGCATTAAGATCTGAATAA
- a CDS encoding superoxide dismutase gives MFKQIELRYDFKDLEPHIDEVTMVTHYSKHHAAYTANFNGAVEKLPELSGKSVEEIFVSLPKVSDESLKAALTNNGGGFYNHNLYFSTLSPQGGKEPEGELAAQIQKDFGDFNALKEKLSAAAATRFGSGWAWLSSNKKGELKVSSSPNQDNPIIESRGEWTPILGIDVWEHAYYLKYKNLRADYIKAFFDVVDWKEVAENYSKAKA, from the coding sequence ATGTTTAAACAAATAGAATTAAGATATGATTTTAAAGATCTTGAACCCCATATAGATGAAGTTACTATGGTGACACATTATTCCAAGCACCATGCAGCCTATACTGCAAACTTTAATGGGGCGGTTGAAAAATTACCGGAACTTTCAGGTAAATCGGTAGAAGAAATTTTTGTAAGTCTTCCCAAAGTTTCCGATGAATCTCTAAAAGCGGCACTTACAAATAATGGCGGAGGCTTCTATAACCATAATTTATACTTTTCAACGCTTTCACCCCAGGGAGGCAAAGAACCGGAAGGTGAATTGGCTGCTCAAATTCAGAAAGACTTTGGAGACTTTAATGCTCTGAAAGAAAAACTATCTGCCGCAGCTGCTACCCGTTTTGGTTCCGGCTGGGCTTGGTTATCTTCAAATAAAAAGGGGGAATTAAAAGTTTCCTCCTCTCCTAACCAAGATAACCCAATTATTGAAAGCCGCGGTGAATGGACTCCGATTCTTGGTATTGACGTTTGGGAACACGCGTATTATCTGAAATATAAAAACCTACGTGCAGATTATATCAAAGCTTTCTTTGATGTAGTTGATTGGAAGGAAGTTGCAGAGAATTACTCCAAAGCTAAGGCCTAG